AAAATGAAGCCAAGATATTTTCTCAAACGGTGCATAAGGTCGTGAGGAAATTTATCGGTTTCTTTAATCTACACTCTATGAGGGGTACCTCTTTTGCAGCTCCGCAAGGCACCGAGGAAAATTTAAACGCTATAAGCGAGCTTCAAGCTCCAATTGCGGATTTTCCGCAAAAGCAGAACTACTCTGCGCTCGGTTGGGCTGATCAGTCCGAAGCCAAAGGTTATGTCGGAGATGAAATAGCCAAAAAGCTCGCTCGCAATATCTTTAAGATCCCTGGCGATGGGTGGCGGCAGACCATACGTATAAACAGCAGCGCCAAGGATATCAAGGTAATCTGCGGAGATGAAATTTGCCTCGCACTTGCCTTCGATGAAAGCGAATTTAATCGTTGCGATAACGATACGCCTCATACGGCAATTTATACGCTAAATTTAAAGCAAAAATTTAGCAATTTTCATATGCTTACTAGTAGTAATTTTAACTACGTCAAGCTACGCGATAAGTATACTTTAGACGATGTAGAATCCTTTAAAATAGTTTTATCGAGATTCAGATATATCAAGGGGTATAACAAAGATCGCGAAATCACGGACTACGAGGTTATCTTGCGAAATAGCGAGGGCGAGCAGGTTAATGAAATTTGCAGAAACGAAATTAAGAGGGCTCGCAGCCGCTTGCGATAAATCTAAGATAGCACTGCAGGATTTGGCACACAAGGTCGTGATTTCGGCGCGCTTTAATTTAGCTTTTAAAATTTACGCGAGAATTTTAAAATTCTAAGCTTCAAGCTTTAAAATTTGTCTACGGAGCTTTTAAAATTTATTGCGCGGCTTAGGTTTATTTTATCCGCGCTAAAACAGCAAAATTTCACAGCGTCGCGATAACTAGGCGCAAGATAGCGAAATTTCACAAAGCTGCACGGCATATCGTATTGTGCCCATCGCTCGCAGATTTTGCAGCACATGCGCGCGATAAAATTCCGTAGCGCAGGCACTTTCAATAAATTTTGATTTAAAAGCGCAAGCTTAGAGGCAATTTAAATTTAAAGCTCACGTGCTCCACGGCTAGCCTGCAAGCGTTCTGCCCGCAAGCATCCCAGCGTAGCAAAACAGCATACAAACGCATACGCTTAAGACCGCGTTTAGCAGACCGATAGCAAATTCTCGCGCCAGCAATAATTGCAGCGTATCGTAGCTGAACGTAGAAAATGTCGTAAAGCCGCCCAGCGCGCCTGCGACAAAAAATACCCGCAGGCTCTGCGTTAAATTTAGTGCGAGTAAAAACCCTATCAGCAGGCTTCCCAGTGCATTTACGCAAAAAGTAGCGATCGGAAACGCGCTCCAAAACCCGGCGCGATCCATTGCGCGCGCGATCGCTCCGCTTAGGCCTACTCGCGCCATCGCGCCTACACAGCCGCCTAGCCCCGCTAAAATCAAGTTCGTCAATCCAAGTCCTTTTAAAATTTGTAAATTTTATTTCGCTATCTAGCCCCCATAGGACGAAAGATGTGCGACTTCGCTATTTTAACGCGGCTCGTTAAAATTCAGCTTTTAAAATTTGCTCGCGCTTTTTGAAATTTCGTTTTAAAATTTTACTCGCGCGACGAAACGCGACGTTTTACGCGCCGCCGCAAGACGGCGATCAAACGCGCGCAGTGTAAGGGGGCGGCAAAGCAAAAACTACGAAACGCAAAAAAAGGGCGGCGTAGCAAACAGCACACACAGAATCGCTCTGACGCGCCCATAGCAGGCGCCTAAACCGCGCTTGTAGCAAAACCGAGGCAAGGGCAAAACGTAGCGCAGTAAAATCGTCCGCAGCGCTACTGCAGCACCTTTTTTAGCGCCAGCGCAAATAGCACGACGTAGAGGACGAGCAGCCATTTTTTCTGAGTTTCGCGCTTTGCACGGCGAGCCTGAGAGGTGCCGAAATACACGCCCAAAAGCCCGCCCACGGCTAGCAGCGCGCCGCGTTCGTAATCCACATGGCCGTTGTACGAAAGGCTTAAAAGCGCGCTAAATGAGCCGAAAACGATGAAAAATAGCCCCATGCAGACCGCTCTTTTGATATCGACGCCCAAAAATCCGACCAATACGGGCGTCAGAAATACCGCGCCGCCCACGCCCATGCTAAGCGCGATCGCGCCGATAGCAAAGCCGATGAAAAACAGCACCGCGCCGTGGGGATCGGCGTTACCGCCGCTTGTTACGTTCGTGCTAAAGAGCTTGAGAAATGAGATCGCAAGCGTCAGCAAAAGACCGATCTCAAGCACGATTTCCGGCGAGTATTTTACGATGAAGCCCGATAGGCTTGCGCCGCACAGCCCTCCGAGCCCCACCGCGATGCCGCTATCTAGGCGGAGTCTGCCCGCGCGGTAGTTCAGATATGAGCCGAAAAGCGAGACGATGAACATCTGCATCACCGAGATGCCCGCGGCGGTCTTGACGTCGTATCCCAGAGCCATCATCACGGGCATTACGACCGTGCCGCCGCCGATACCGAAAAAGCCCGATATGAAGCCCACGACGGCGCCGACAAAGGGGAGTTCTAGCATTTATAATCCTTGAAATTTGAAGTGAAGTTTATAGCTTTAAAATTTAAAGCTTGATAAATTTGCGGAATTTTGGATTTGGTAGCGGGGGATTTGCGGGATTTTGAGGCGAGGGATTTTGATCGCGGGATTTCTGTTTGAAATTTATGCCCCAAATTTTGGTTTAAAATTTTATCTGGAGTTGGCTTGACTTAAAAGTTTACAAGCGGAATTTTGCTTCAAAATTTCAAGCGCGGGATTTGTGAAATTTTAAAATTTACGGGATTTTAAGGCGTGGAATTTCGGCTTGAAATTTTATGCAAATTAGCCCGCCTGCGTTTGTTCGTATTGCGGCTTGGCAGCGGATTTTAAAATTCTGCGCCCAGACTGCGGCTCAGCGTAAATTTGAGATAAAATTTTACGTTTAGATCGCGGCACCGTATCTTTGCCGCGATTAAATTTCGACGGAATTCTATCGCGACGAAATCTCATATGGCAAAATTCCGCACAGTAAAATTTTATGCGGAGCGCGAATTTCTTGCAAAATTTACGACGAATTTCACCGCCAGAAGCTCGTTCAAAGCCGTACAAAGCTCGCCAAAAGAGTGCAAAAAGACTAAAAAGCCGCCGTAAAATCCTCGCGATGAAATTACGCCCACAAATTTCTCTCGGTAAAATCGCTTTGGATGGGGCGGGATTTGAACTCGCGGCAAATTTTCCGAGCTAAATTTTACGTAAAAATCCGCATTAGACCTGCAAAATTTATCGTAAATTTCTTCGGACAAAATTCTTCGCGTTTATGAAATTTCCAGCACGATCTCCTTTTTTAGCCCGATCTGTTTGATCTCGAGCACAGAAGCGCCGCCCAAACGCAGCGCAAGCACCTCAGCCTCGCTGCAAGCGCCTGCTAGAGCTATTTCGCGCAACACCTTGCCGCGCCAAGCCTTGGCGTAGTGGCTCAGTACCTTGCCGCCTTTGATGAAACTAAAACTCAAATATTCGCGCTTCACCTCATAAAATTTTTCGTAAAATCCCGCGCGCAGATCCACTACGCACTCATCCGCCAGATACCGATCCAGCGCGGCGGAGAAGCTATCGCGATAAAATTTCGCCGCGTCTATGCCGCCGAATTTCTCGCCCTGCTTGAGTTTGTAGTTCGGCAGCGCATCGCCGCCCAGCACGGGGCCGAAAAGGTTTGAAAAAATTATCGTGTTTCGCTCCGCAAACTCCTGCGCGCCAGGGCTTAGCGAAGCGTAGCCTAGGGCGCGATACGCGGTGCCAGTATAGCGCAAAAGCGCCTTCGTGCAGCCTTTTTCAAAGATATTTTCGCGCAGAGTCGCATCCCATTTTTTCAGCCCGAAAAGCTTGCAAAGCTCCGCCTCACTTGCTTTATCCACAAAATCCGCGTAAGCGCGCAGCATCTGCAGACGCTTTTCGTAAAGATCTGCAAAGATGAAATTTCGCTCGCAAATGCGCGTGTCGCCGCCTAGCTCGCTTTTCATCTCGCTTGGGGAAAATAAAATTTTCATACGCTCTCCTTAAATTTTTGCTCATTTTACTAAAATTTTGC
The nucleotide sequence above comes from uncultured Campylobacter sp.. Encoded proteins:
- a CDS encoding sulfite exporter TauE/SafE family protein; protein product: MLELPFVGAVVGFISGFFGIGGGTVVMPVMMALGYDVKTAAGISVMQMFIVSLFGSYLNYRAGRLRLDSGIAVGLGGLCGASLSGFIVKYSPEIVLEIGLLLTLAISFLKLFSTNVTSGGNADPHGAVLFFIGFAIGAIALSMGVGGAVFLTPVLVGFLGVDIKRAVCMGLFFIVFGSFSALLSLSYNGHVDYERGALLAVGGLLGVYFGTSQARRAKRETQKKWLLVLYVVLFALALKKVLQ
- a CDS encoding CrcB family protein; the encoded protein is MTNLILAGLGGCVGAMARVGLSGAIARAMDRAGFWSAFPIATFCVNALGSLLIGFLLALNLTQSLRVFFVAGALGGFTTFSTFSYDTLQLLLAREFAIGLLNAVLSVCVCMLFCYAGMLAGRTLAG
- the yaaA gene encoding peroxide stress protein YaaA, which encodes MKILFSPSEMKSELGGDTRICERNFIFADLYEKRLQMLRAYADFVDKASEAELCKLFGLKKWDATLRENIFEKGCTKALLRYTGTAYRALGYASLSPGAQEFAERNTIIFSNLFGPVLGGDALPNYKLKQGEKFGGIDAAKFYRDSFSAALDRYLADECVVDLRAGFYEKFYEVKREYLSFSFIKGGKVLSHYAKAWRGKVLREIALAGACSEAEVLALRLGGASVLEIKQIGLKKEIVLEIS